In Cicer arietinum cultivar CDC Frontier isolate Library 1 chromosome 1, Cicar.CDCFrontier_v2.0, whole genome shotgun sequence, one DNA window encodes the following:
- the LOC140918788 gene encoding uncharacterized protein encodes MDKEWTKYARESKEYQNGVEFFLDYAYTKGKSRGKEISCPCAECYNTNWFTRKDQIDELLFERFRDVIQEEFEFNDGLNEDAKMFYNLVEEAKQELYPGCKNFSKLSFTIQLYLLKCLYGWSYESFNALLELLKEAMPSLNIPNTFNKTKGMIKDLGLDYKKINACPNDYMIYWKNYENETSCHVCGAPRWKEISKGNHQTASSLRWHEEERSKDGKLRHPTDGEAWKEFDKCHPDFALDSRNIRLGLSNDEFNPFRTMNKVIEVADLDILQTEIVETLCQLETIFPPSFFDIMVHLPIHLVNEVRLGGPVQFRWMYFTERYLGKMKSYVCNKSRPKGSIAEGYLVEECLTFCSRYLHSGVETSEHENEDVNVNKRKRWSKAKSQGLDFVEWFKKRALLSDVSDKLKKLSRGPNKIARHFSSYLINGYRFHTKQRDARRKTQNIGVTLMAVTESFASTKDENPIIQSITFYGSITEIVEVDYYGMLKFVLFRCDWFEVEEDKYGLTCVYFNKRCYMDHPFVLASQVHQCLYIQDPFNPNRHYVMKSIPREFFNLNKQSNSNGQQPYQCDPFDNPVNLAASDETCEVEFVRNDIPPTIIVNSLCGSDEKESDDDSSFDETLLD; translated from the exons ATGGACAAGGAATGGACAAAATATGCTAGAGAGAGTAAAGAGTATCAAAATGGTGTCGAGTTTTTCCTAGATTATGCATACACCAAAGGAAAATCTCGTGGAAAAGAGATTTCGTGTCCATGTGCTGAATGTTACAACACCAATTGGTTCACAAGGAAG GATCAAATTGATGAACTACTTTTTGAAAGATTTAGAGATGTTATACAAgaagaatttgaatttaatgacgGTCTCAACGAAGATGCAAAAATGTTTTATAATCTAGTTGAAGAAGCCAAACAAGAGTTATATCCAGGTTGCAAAAACTTCTCAAAATTGTCATTCACAATTCAGCTATATTTATTGAAGTGTTTGTATGGTTGGAGCTATGAATCATTTAATGCTCTCTTAGAATTGTTGAAAGAAGCTATGCCTTCATTGAACATCCCCAATACGTTCAATAAAACTAAAGGCATGATAAAGGACTTAGGGCTCGATTATAAAAAGATCAATGCTTGCCCTAATGATTACATGATctattggaaaaattatgagaatGAAACATCTTGCCATGTTTGCGGTGCTCCACGttggaaggaaatttccaaaggAAACCATCAA ACGGCTAGCTCATTAAGGTGGCATGAAGAAGAGCGTTCAAAAGATGGGAAGTTGAGGCATCCTACAGATGGAGAAGCATGGAAAGAATTTGATAAATGCCATCCAGACTTTGCTTTAGACTCACGTAATataagacttggattatccaACGACGAATTTAATCCCTTTAGAACCATGAAT AAGGTGATTGAGGTGGCTGATTTGGACATTTTGCAAACTGAGATTGTAGAAACACTTTGCCAATTGGAGACAATTTTCCCCCCGAGTTtctttgatataatggttcattTGCCAATACATTTGGTGAATGAGGTAAGATTGGGAGGGCCTGTTCAATTTCGGTGGATGTACTTTACAGAAAGATATTTAGGAAAGATGAAGAGTTATGTTTGTAATAAAAGTCGTCCTAAGGGTTCTATTGCTGAGGGTTACTTGGTTGAAGAGTGCTTGACGTTTTGCTCGCGATACTTGCATAGTGGTGTGGAGACAAG TGAGCATGAAAATGAAGATGTAAATgtgaataaaagaaaaaggtggAGCAAAGCAAAAAGTCAAGGGTTAGATTTTGTCGAATGGTTTAAGAAGCGTGCCTTGTTAAGTGATGTATCTGACAAACTTAAGAAGCTATCAAGAGGACCAAATAAAATTGCAAGACATTTTTCTAGCTATTTAATTAATGGATACAGGTTTCATACAAAACAGCGTGATGCTAGACGTAAAACACAAAATATCGGTGTGACACTAATGGCGGTAACTGAAAGTTTTGCAAGTACCAAAGATGAAAATCCAATAATACAATCAATAACTTTCTATGGATCAATTACTGAAATAGTTGAGGTTGATTATTATGGTATGTTGAAGTTTGTGTTATTTAGATGTGATTGGTTTGAAGTTGAAGAAGACAAGTATGGCTTGACTTGTGTTTACTTTAACAAGAGATGTTACATGGACCATCCTTTTGTATTGGCATCTCAAGTCCACCAATGCTTATACATTCAAGATCCTTTTAATCCAAATAGACATTATGTTATGAAGTCTATTCCTAGGGAATTTTTTAACTTGAACAAACAATCAAATTCAAATGGCCAACAACCATATCAATGTGATCCGTTTGACAATCCAGTTAATCTAGCTGCAAGTGACGAGACTTGTGAAGTTGAATTTGTTAGGAATGATATTCCACCAACAATTATTGTTAATTCTTTATGTGGGTCGGATGAAAAAGAATCTGATGACGATTCTAGTTTTGATGAGACTCTTTTGGACTAG